One part of the Paenibacillus silvisoli genome encodes these proteins:
- a CDS encoding DUF1854 domain-containing protein translates to MSNIVYLKPKRTGPIVLYRATDGTLMAEKEGQAFERVKLVRAFPNSFPDRFISVRTEFGEEIYLLHDLTVLDESSQYTAKEELRRYYMVPTIQRITSIRKLTSEWSWQVDTDFGRVTIMMDNLHENIHEIGAGRWIITDTEGRRYMLSNVERMDAESRRWWKKVN, encoded by the coding sequence ATGAGCAACATCGTCTATTTGAAGCCGAAGCGGACGGGCCCGATCGTGCTGTACCGGGCGACGGACGGGACGCTAATGGCCGAGAAGGAAGGGCAGGCGTTTGAGCGAGTGAAGCTGGTCCGCGCGTTCCCGAATTCATTTCCGGACCGGTTCATCTCCGTCCGAACCGAGTTCGGCGAAGAAATTTATCTCCTTCACGATCTCACGGTTCTCGATGAAAGCAGCCAGTATACGGCGAAGGAAGAGCTGCGCAGATACTACATGGTGCCGACTATTCAGCGGATCACGTCCATTCGCAAGCTGACGTCGGAATGGAGCTGGCAGGTCGATACCGACTTTGGCCGGGTGACGATCATGATGGATAATTTGCACGAAAATATCCACGAAATCGGTGCCGGCAGGTGGATTATTACGGATACCGAAGGCCGACGCTACATGCTGTCGAACGTGGAACGGATGGATGCGGAAAGCCGGCGCTGGTGGAAGAAAGTGAATTAA
- a CDS encoding PilZ domain-containing protein has product MSGEWKERGHIRIRLRDGVGAEMSICQVQGEPGEPEEMSKSSPILLQNMSPGGLQFLSHLRLPVSDGYMLQFSITLGEWQFGLLGHVVWRRKEDNHYIYGCELLPDDSIRKSIVCALLAKLQTMSPKQQRIHELYRRMTYRKETSYARLDVRG; this is encoded by the coding sequence ATGAGCGGTGAGTGGAAGGAGCGAGGGCATATCCGCATACGGCTTCGGGACGGCGTAGGAGCGGAGATGTCCATTTGTCAAGTTCAAGGCGAGCCGGGGGAACCGGAGGAAATGTCCAAATCATCGCCGATTCTGCTGCAAAATATGAGTCCGGGAGGCTTGCAATTTCTCAGCCATCTCCGGCTGCCGGTCAGCGACGGATACATGCTGCAATTCTCCATTACGCTTGGAGAGTGGCAGTTCGGTCTTCTGGGGCATGTCGTTTGGAGACGGAAAGAGGATAATCATTACATCTATGGCTGCGAGCTGCTTCCGGACGACAGCATTCGCAAGAGCATCGTATGCGCGCTGCTTGCCAAGCTTCAAACGATGAGCCCGAAGCAGCAGCGGATTCATGAGCTGTACCGGCGCATGACGTACAGGAAAGAAACAAGCTATGCACGCCTCGACGTCCGAGGGTGA